In the Burkholderia contaminans genome, GAAACGGATCGTGCTGGCGCACGACCCGTTCGAGCGCGCCGATCACGCCCTGCATCTCCTGCGCATCCCACGACGCTTCCGAATACACCGGCGCATAGCCGGCCGCGAGCAACAGCGCGTTGCGCTCGCGCAGCGGCACGTCCAGCGTTTGCGCGAGCGTCAGCAGCGTGTCGCGGCCCGGCACGCTGCGTCCGCTTTCGATGAAGCTGATCTGGCGCTGCGAGATACCCGCGTCGAGCGACAGGTCGAGCTGGCTCACGCCGCGCACGTCGCGCCAGTAGCGCAGCAACTGGCCGAGTTCGTGCGGCGGCGCGTGCGGTTCGCGGCGGCTGGCGTTCATCGTGCCTCCCAGGGCGTTCCGTGAAGGACGCGATCGACTATATCGGACTCACGCGGCGTTCGCATGCCACGCGAAGGCGTCGAACGGCGCTTCGAGCGCGGGCTTCGTCACGCTGCCGACGTAGTTCGTGATCGTCGATGCGGCGACCACCGCGATCACTTCCAGCAACTGTTCGTCGCTGAAGCCGGCGTCGAGGAACGACTGCCGGTCGGCGTCGGTCAGGCGGCCGCGGGTGTCGATCAGCTTGCGTGCCGTGGCCGACAGCGCGGCCAGTGTCGCGTCGCCGGGCAGGGCGCCGCGGCGGGTCGCGTCGACGTCGGCGTGGGTCACACCCTGTTTCAGCGCAAGCGCGGTATGGAAGGCGACCGGCCATTCGCTCGCGTTCGTGACCGCGTTGGTGAGCAGGAGCGTCTGGATCTGCGGCTCGGTGAGGCTGCTGGCGTGCACGCGCTCGAACAGGCCGATGAAGCCGTTGATCAGCACCGGGGAAGCGGCCATGGCCGCTGCGATGTTCGGGACGATGCCGAAGGTTTGCTGGAGCTGCTGGAGGACGGGCCGGGATGCGGCCGGCGCCGAGTCGATCGTATGAAGCGGATAGGCGGACATGATGTCTCCGGGGGATGAGCGCCGCCGGAATGGCGGCGCGACACCCGAAGCGTAGGAGCGGCCGTGTCGTGCGCCAATTACATGGGATGTAATCGTCCGGTGCGCGCGTGACGCCGTCCGTCCTGCAAATCTCTCAGCCGCCTTGCCTGACCATCTCCGCCAGCGTCTTCATCGCCTGCAGGTACGGATACGGCCCGTGGCTGATGCGGGCCACGCCGTATTCCGCGAAGTCGGCGAGCGTCGGCGTCTCCGTGACGCGCATCACGTTCACCGGCAGCGGCGACGCGGCTGTCAACGCGCGAATGAGTGCCGGCGAGCTCAGGCCCGGCACGAACAGCCCGTCGGCACCGGCCGCGGCATACGCGCGTGCGCGGGCCAGCGTGGCGTCGAGCAGGCGCTCGTCGTGCGTGTCGGCCGGCGCGTTGAAGAACACGTCGGTACGCGCGTTGATGAAGTAGTCGGCGCCCGCGCGATCGGCGGCCTGCCGTGCTGCCGCGAGACGGGCCGCCGCTGCGTCGACGTCACGCAATTCACCGGTCGCCGGGAAGCTGTCTTCGAGATTGCAGCCGATCGCGCCGGCCTTGATGCTGAGCGCGATCGTTTCGGCGACATCTTCCGGCCGCTCGCCGTACCCGCTTTCGAGATCGACGGTGACGGGCAGGTCCGTCGCTCGCGTGATCCGCTCGAGCACCTCCATCATCAGCGCGCGCGGCATCTGCTCGCCATCGCCGAAACCGTTGGCCGCCGCGACCGACCAGCTGCCGGTCGCCAGTGCGACGGCGCCCGCGTCGGCCGCCGTGCGCGCGCTGCCGGCGTCCCACACGTTGAACAGCGCCAGCGGGTGGCCCGCGCGGTGAAGCGAACGGAAATACGCGCCCTTCTCATTGCTGCTCATGCTTGCGTCTCCTTGTGGAAAACCGGATCGGTTGTCGTGTCGAACGATACTGCCACCGTATCGAGCGCCGCGAGAAAATCGCGCGCATCGAACAGCTCGCCGAGACTGCGCACACCGCCCGGCGCCACGGTGTGGCCGGATATCAGGCGTACGGCTGCCTCGACGATGATCGGTGCGCTGACCGCGTAGATGTCGCGCCCGAGCGCCGTCGCGCGGTGCGTCGTGCCGCCCTGCACGGCGATCGCGTCCATCGCGAACTGCTGCGCCGAGCGGCCCATTTCGTCGGTCGGCTCGGGCGGCGGCGTGGCGGCATCGCGCACGTCGCGCAGCACGACGGTGGCGAGCCACGATTCGATCGTATCGATGCGCAGGTGACGCGACAATGTCATCACTTCCGAAAACGGCAGCAGCGTCACGCCGACGCGGCCGATCGGCGGCGGGAACGGCCATGCGCGTTCGCGTGCGGGCGACGGCACCGGTGCCGGCTTGCCGTCCTTCTGCACGAGCCGCACCGCGCGATTGCGTTCGCCCGTCACGCGCGTGCCGTGCGTCGGGTGCCAGCTGTCGAGCCCGGTCGCGATATCGACGCGCTCGATCGGCCGGTTCGGGGCGACGACGGCCGTGACGAGCAGGTCTGCCAGGCCGCCGTAGAACGCCGCGGCCGGCACGAGCGTCACGCCCGCGGCGCGCGCCCGCGCATCGCAGTGTTCGGCCAGCGCCAGCACCGACGGTTGCTCGGCCGTCAGGTCGAGATAGGGGATGCCGGCCCGCAGCGCGGCATCGGCCAGCGGCAACGCGGTATCGAGGTACGGGCCCGCGCAGTTGATCACCGCCGCCGCGCCGCGCAACGCGGCGTCGAGCGCGGCCGGATCGTCGATCGCGGCGACGCGCGCGAGCGTCGCGTCGCTGCCGTCCTTCGCGAGCCGCGCGGCATCGCGCCCGATGCGGATCGCCTGCAGGCCCCGCCGCGCCAGCTCCGCGACGACGAATCGCCCGGTATGGCCCGTGGCGCCATAGACTGCAACCGTCATTCGATCATCCATGATCCACTCCGCTACAGAACGGTCTGTTTTATAGTACAGACCTGTAGCGTCGTCAAGCACGCGGTGCTATGATCGCTTCACTGTTGCGGGAGTGGGCGGCCGGCAAGGCCGGGTCGGGATGAAAAAGGAAACAGGGTCACCAGGGAGCGCGCCCGATACGCGCGAACGCATTCTGCAAACGGCCAGCGAGCTGTTCTATCGGGAGGGTACGCGCGCGGTCGGCGTGGACCTGATCGTCGCGCAGGCCGGCGTGGCGAAGACGAGCCTCTATCGTCACTTCGCGACGAAGGACGACCTGATCGAAGCGTTCCTGCTGCGCGAGGACGCCGATTTCTGGGCGCATTGGGATGCGGTGGCCGCGCAGTACCGGCGCACGCCGCGCGAGGAACTGGATGCGCAGCTGCAATGGATCGGCGAGCGCATTGCGCGCCCCGGCTATCGCGGCTGCCCGCAGATCAACATCGCCGCCGAATACGCGGACGGCAACCATCCGGCCCGCAAGGTGGCCGTCGCGCACAAGCAGGAACTCCGGCGCCGGCTGGCCGAGCTGGCGGGGGCGGTCGGCGTCGACGAGCCGGAGACCTTCGCACTGCGGCTCGCGACCGTGATCGACGGCGCGCTGAGCAGCGGGCAGGCGCTGCATGCGCATGGGCCCGTGGCCTTCCTGCAGGAATTCGCGCAACTGCTGTTGCCGAAGAAGGGCCGGAAGTAAGCCGCCTGGCCGCAGCGATCCGCGCGCCGGCCCGGTTCAATCGCGGGCGGCCGGATCGACCGACAGCGCGCGCAACTGGCCGCGCAACTGATCGACTTCCCCCGGCGCGAACGGCCGTTCGATCTCGGCATGCGTCTGCTGCCACAGCGGAAACGCTTCGGCCAGCAGGTCGTGGCCGGCCTGCGTGAGTTCGAGCAGGCGGCTGCGCCGGTCGTCCGGATCCTGGACGATCGTGACCAGGCCGCGCCGCTCGAGCGGCTTGAGCGCGGCCGTGAGCGTCGTGCGGTCCATCGCGAGCAGCGACGCGACCGATTTCATCGGCGCCGGCCGGGGCCGGTTCAGCGACATCAGCAGCGAAAACTGGCCGTTGGTGAGATCCAGCGGGCGCAGCACATCGTCGAAGATCCGCGCAAGGTTACGCGCCGCGCGCTGCATGTGCAGGCACAGGCAGCAATCGCGCACCATCAGCGTCGTTTCGAAAGGGAGCTTTTCTTTTCGTGCCATGTTGCAATTGTGTTGATATCAACCTATCGTGTCAAGGTCGAGGCACGGCAGCCCGTCGCGCCCGTCACCGGAGGAGACAGCATGAGTGCTCAACAGCAGTTGTATCTCGCGGTATTTCTCGGGACCAAGGACAGCCCGGCCATGAAAGCGTGGATCGCGCTGCCGGACGAGGAGCGGCGCACGCGCGAGCGCGACGGCATCGCCGCATGGCATGCGTGGGTCGACCGGCATCGCGACGCGATCGTCGAGATGGGCGGGCCGCTCGGCAAGACGAAGACCATCGATGCCGCCGGCATCAAGGACACGGCGAACGCGATGAGCGGCTTTACCGTCGTGCGGGCAGCCTCGCACGAAGCCGCGGCCGCGCTGTTCGAAGGTCATCCGCATTTCACGCTGTTCCCGGGGGTGGCGGTCGACGTGATGCCGGTGCTGGCGATTCCCGGCGCGTGAGCGACGGGCGCGGCCACGCGTCGTGTATCGGCGATGCGCCGTGGCCTGCAGGCGGAAGCTTTCCCGACATTCTGGATGGAGACTGGCGATGAAGCTTTACGGATTTGCCGGCACCCGCTCGCAACGCGCGCTGTGGGGGCTGAAGGAACTGGATGCCGATTTCGAGTTCATCTCGGTGAACCTGCTCCAGGGCGAACACAAGCGGCCCGAATTCCTGCGCCTCAATCCGGCCGGCAAGGTGCCCGTGCTGGTGGACGGCGACCTCGTGATTCCCGAGTCGGCCGCGATCGTGCTGTATCTCGCGGACAAGTACCCGCAGAAGGCGCTGCTGCCGGTCGATCCGGCGCTGCGGGCGGAGGCTTACCGGTGGGTCATGTTCGCGGTGACGGAGCTCGAGCAGCCGCTGTGGCGGATCACGCGACACTCGTTCATCTATCCGCCGGAGAAGCGCTCGCCGGCCGATATCGAGCTGGCGCGCGAGGATTTCAGGACGATGGCCGCGATCCTCGACAAGCATCTCGAAGGCCGCGAATTCATCGTCGGCGACACGCTGACGGTGGCCGATTGCGTGACGGCTTACCTGATCGACTGGGCCGGCGAGTGCAACCTGATCGAATCGTTTCCGCAGTTGCGTGCGTATCTCGAACGGCTGTATGCGCGGCCGAAGGCGCCGCAGCGGATCGCGGACGCGCGCAAGGCGGCGTGAACGGGCGGCGGCCGGTCATGCGTTGCATCGGCATGGCAGACCGTTACGGTGGTGCGCTCGGCGAGCAGCAGTCGGGCCGCGCTTCAGGATGGTGAAGCGTGCGTCGCGAGCGCGGCGCACGCAAGTGCTCACGCCACGCCGTCAGGCCCGCCGAGCATGCGGCACAGCATCGACAGGTCGCTGAGCGTGACGTGCGGTGTCGCGGCCTGCTGCTGCACGCGCTCCGCTTCCGGATGCGTATCGCGCACCACCCACGCCGCCTGAAGCCCCGCATTCAATGCGCCGACGATATCGAGGTGGTAATCGTCGCCGACATGTAGCAGTTCCGCCGGCTGCACGTCGAGCGCCTGCGCCGCCGCATGGAAGATGCCGGGCTCCGGCTTCGCGACGCCGAACGCCTGCGCGCTGAGCGTCGCACGAAAGAATTCGCCGCCGCCGGTCAGCCGCAGATCCGCGTTGCCGTTGGTCACCGCGATCAACGGAAACCGCGCGCTCAACCACGCAAGCGCCGGCAACGCATCGTCATAGAATTCGACCCGGTTGCGTGCGGCATAGAAGGCCGCGTACGCCCGGTCGGTGAGCGCGACATCTTCGTTCGCCCGCTCCAGCGCAAGCCGGATCGAGCCGATTCTCATCGCACGGAAGTCGCCGGCGAGGTCGGGGCACAATCGTTCGTATTCCTCACGCAAGTCGCTGAGCGCCTGCTGCGTGGGCAGCACGTGCTCGGTCCCGGGCGCGTGCTCGATCAGCCACGTGCGCAGCTCCCCTTCGGCCCGTACGACGGACGGTCCGAACGGCCACAGGGTGTCGTCCAGGTCGAACGAGAGCGCGGAAACTTGGGTGAGACGCATGGAGGTTGACGGGGAATTTCGTTTACCAGGGCCACGGAATGGAGATTCCGGTGCCGTTTTCGAGGGCCTGCCGATACAGGAAGCGTGCGACGGTCAGGTCCTGCAGCGCGAGCCCGGTCATGTCGAAGACGGTGATCTCGTGCGGCGCGCGGTCGACCGTCGCGGTTCCCGCGAGGATGTCACCGATTTCCGTGCGTGGCAAATCCGGCGCCCACTGGCACTCGCCGATGCTGCGCGCCTGGTCGTGATCGTCCACGACGATGCGCGCGCGCTCCAGCACGCCTGCCGGCAGCTCGCGCTTGCCGGCGGTATCGGTGCCCACGCAGGTCAGGTGGGTGCCCGGCCTGACCGCATCCGCATCGAACAGCGGGCCGCCGCCGGGCGTTGCCGTGATGACCACGTCGCTGTTGGCCACCGCGTCGTTCCGGTCGCGCGCCACGCCGATCGTGCATCGTTCCCGGAAGGCGGGTTCGAACAGCGGGTCGGGCTCGCCGCTGACGGTCACGTACTGCACGGTGCACCGTTGCGGCAGCAGCCCGAGCGCGTAGTCGAGCTGGACGCGCGCCTGCACGCCGGTGCCGAACACGCAGATTCGCGCGCTGTCGCGACGCGCGAGCAGTTGCAGCCCGAGGCCCCCGGCGGCGCCGGTTCGCGCGGTGGTGATCGCATTGCCGTCCATGATGCACAGCGGCCGGCCCGTGGCCGGGTCGAACAGCGCGACGGTGGCCTGATGCGGTTCGCCGCCGAGCCCGCGGTTGCCGGGCCAGAATCCGGCCGCCTTGAAACCGAGCAGGTCCTGATTCGCGACATCGCCCGACTTGATGCCGAACACGCCGCCGGTGTGCAGCTTCTCGCGCACCACCGGGAACACGCGTCCGGCCCGTTGGCTATGCAGCACGAAGGCTTCGCGAACGGCCGCCGTCACTTGCGCGGCCTGGAGGGCGGGCGCGACGGCATCGCGGTCGAGAAGCAGGAGTCGGTCGTCTGTCGGCATGTTCGGGCAAGCGCGCTCGGCGCCAGGCAAATCGGGGTGATTTAAATTTTGTCCAGATTTGGACAAATAGTCAATGAATCGACGGGGCGGCGCGGGGGCGCGGTTTTGCTCACCACCCGTAGAAGCGCGGCCACGTCTGCGCGCCGCCGTCTTCGCCGATCGCCTGATACTCGGGATGCTGCGCCCCGGTGGCGCACGCGTGATTCGGCAGGATGCGCAGGCGGGTGCCGATCGGAAACTGCTGCGCGATGCCGGCGTCGGGCGTGCCCGCGCGCGATACGATCCCGTGCTCCTGGTTGGCGGCGCTCATCAGGTAGTCGCCGAGCACGTCGCCGTGTTCGGTGCAAACCTGCCCGTAGCCGAAGTCGTGCGCCTGGCGCTGCGTGCCGCGGTCGCGGCTCATCGCCATCCAGCCTGCGTCGACGATCGCCCAGCCTTTCTCTTCCTGGTGCCCGATGACGGTGGTCAGCACCGACAGCGCGATGTCGGACAGGTCGCACACGCCGATGTTGTGCATCACGAGGTCGAACATCACGTACACGCCGGCGCGCACTTCGGTGACGCCCTCGAGATGTTCCGCCGCGAGGGCAGTGGGTGTCGAACCGATGCTCACGACCGGGCAGGGCAGCCCGGCCGCCCGAAGGCGCTCCGCCGCCCGCACGGTGCGGCTGCGTTCCTGTTCTGCGATCGCCGCCAGCGCGTCGGGCGTGCTGTATTCGTAGCTGGAGCCCGCGTGCGCGAGCACTCCGCCGAGCACCATCCCGCCGTCGGCCAGCGCGCGGCCCACGTCGATCAGCAGGTCGGCGTCGGGCGGAATCCCCGAGCGGTGGCCGTCGACGTCGACCTCGATCCACACTTCGAAGCGCTCGCCGTGTGCGCGCCCGAATTCGGCGATCGCGTGCGCGGCCGGCAGGCTGTCGGCGACGAGTTTCAGGTCGCAACCCTGCCGGCGCAGCGCGAGCGCCTGGCCCAGCTTTGAGGGCACCATGCCGACGGCGTAGACGATGTCGCGGATACCGTGCGCGAAAAACTGTTCGGCTTCCTTGAGCGTCGACACCGTGATGCCCTGCGCGCCTGCCGCGATCTGGGCATCGACGACTTGCGTGCTTTTGGTGGTCTTGACGTGCGGCCGGAACCTGACGCCGAGCGCGTCCAGATGCGCCTGCATGCGGCCGATGTTGTGCTGCATGCGGCCGACGTCGATCAGGGCGGCCGGGGTGTTGAGAGTGTGAAGGTCCACGATGCGTTGCCTCGGAAGGTTGCCGATGTGAGCATCGTA is a window encoding:
- a CDS encoding ornithine cyclodeaminase family protein, which gives rise to MPTDDRLLLLDRDAVAPALQAAQVTAAVREAFVLHSQRAGRVFPVVREKLHTGGVFGIKSGDVANQDLLGFKAAGFWPGNRGLGGEPHQATVALFDPATGRPLCIMDGNAITTARTGAAGGLGLQLLARRDSARICVFGTGVQARVQLDYALGLLPQRCTVQYVTVSGEPDPLFEPAFRERCTIGVARDRNDAVANSDVVITATPGGGPLFDADAVRPGTHLTCVGTDTAGKRELPAGVLERARIVVDDHDQARSIGECQWAPDLPRTEIGDILAGTATVDRAPHEITVFDMTGLALQDLTVARFLYRQALENGTGISIPWPW
- a CDS encoding TetR/AcrR family transcriptional regulator, yielding MKKETGSPGSAPDTRERILQTASELFYREGTRAVGVDLIVAQAGVAKTSLYRHFATKDDLIEAFLLREDADFWAHWDAVAAQYRRTPREELDAQLQWIGERIARPGYRGCPQINIAAEYADGNHPARKVAVAHKQELRRRLAELAGAVGVDEPETFALRLATVIDGALSSGQALHAHGPVAFLQEFAQLLLPKKGRK
- a CDS encoding glutathione S-transferase family protein, with the translated sequence MKLYGFAGTRSQRALWGLKELDADFEFISVNLLQGEHKRPEFLRLNPAGKVPVLVDGDLVIPESAAIVLYLADKYPQKALLPVDPALRAEAYRWVMFAVTELEQPLWRITRHSFIYPPEKRSPADIELAREDFRTMAAILDKHLEGREFIVGDTLTVADCVTAYLIDWAGECNLIESFPQLRAYLERLYARPKAPQRIADARKAA
- a CDS encoding isocitrate lyase/PEP mutase family protein — its product is MSSNEKGAYFRSLHRAGHPLALFNVWDAGSARTAADAGAVALATGSWSVAAANGFGDGEQMPRALMMEVLERITRATDLPVTVDLESGYGERPEDVAETIALSIKAGAIGCNLEDSFPATGELRDVDAAAARLAAARQAADRAGADYFINARTDVFFNAPADTHDERLLDATLARARAYAAAGADGLFVPGLSSPALIRALTAASPLPVNVMRVTETPTLADFAEYGVARISHGPYPYLQAMKTLAEMVRQGG
- a CDS encoding MarR family winged helix-turn-helix transcriptional regulator, with translation MARKEKLPFETTLMVRDCCLCLHMQRAARNLARIFDDVLRPLDLTNGQFSLLMSLNRPRPAPMKSVASLLAMDRTTLTAALKPLERRGLVTIVQDPDDRRSRLLELTQAGHDLLAEAFPLWQQTHAEIERPFAPGEVDQLRGQLRALSVDPAARD
- a CDS encoding DSD1 family PLP-dependent enzyme, with translation MDLHTLNTPAALIDVGRMQHNIGRMQAHLDALGVRFRPHVKTTKSTQVVDAQIAAGAQGITVSTLKEAEQFFAHGIRDIVYAVGMVPSKLGQALALRRQGCDLKLVADSLPAAHAIAEFGRAHGERFEVWIEVDVDGHRSGIPPDADLLIDVGRALADGGMVLGGVLAHAGSSYEYSTPDALAAIAEQERSRTVRAAERLRAAGLPCPVVSIGSTPTALAAEHLEGVTEVRAGVYVMFDLVMHNIGVCDLSDIALSVLTTVIGHQEEKGWAIVDAGWMAMSRDRGTQRQAHDFGYGQVCTEHGDVLGDYLMSAANQEHGIVSRAGTPDAGIAQQFPIGTRLRILPNHACATGAQHPEYQAIGEDGGAQTWPRFYGW
- a CDS encoding carboxymuconolactone decarboxylase family protein; protein product: MSAYPLHTIDSAPAASRPVLQQLQQTFGIVPNIAAAMAASPVLINGFIGLFERVHASSLTEPQIQTLLLTNAVTNASEWPVAFHTALALKQGVTHADVDATRRGALPGDATLAALSATARKLIDTRGRLTDADRQSFLDAGFSDEQLLEVIAVVAASTITNYVGSVTKPALEAPFDAFAWHANAA
- a CDS encoding saccharopine dehydrogenase family protein, which gives rise to MDDRMTVAVYGATGHTGRFVVAELARRGLQAIRIGRDAARLAKDGSDATLARVAAIDDPAALDAALRGAAAVINCAGPYLDTALPLADAALRAGIPYLDLTAEQPSVLALAEHCDARARAAGVTLVPAAAFYGGLADLLVTAVVAPNRPIERVDIATGLDSWHPTHGTRVTGERNRAVRLVQKDGKPAPVPSPARERAWPFPPPIGRVGVTLLPFSEVMTLSRHLRIDTIESWLATVVLRDVRDAATPPPEPTDEMGRSAQQFAMDAIAVQGGTTHRATALGRDIYAVSAPIIVEAAVRLISGHTVAPGGVRSLGELFDARDFLAALDTVAVSFDTTTDPVFHKETQA
- a CDS encoding HAD family hydrolase, with translation MRLTQVSALSFDLDDTLWPFGPSVVRAEGELRTWLIEHAPGTEHVLPTQQALSDLREEYERLCPDLAGDFRAMRIGSIRLALERANEDVALTDRAYAAFYAARNRVEFYDDALPALAWLSARFPLIAVTNGNADLRLTGGGEFFRATLSAQAFGVAKPEPGIFHAAAQALDVQPAELLHVGDDYHLDIVGALNAGLQAAWVVRDTHPEAERVQQQAATPHVTLSDLSMLCRMLGGPDGVA